One window from the genome of Fulvivirga lutea encodes:
- a CDS encoding universal stress protein — translation MKKILVPTDFSELAKNATDLAANLAQKVNAEIILLHVVEDASVASVQYTGELAMPNMQDRLFIYKLIENAKHEFDEVKDKHKGVKIKEEIRVGNPYYSVQDMVGEYNIDLVVMGTKGASGAKELFIGSNAEKVVRHAKCPVLTVHGKADINKLKNIAFATGLKDAQGKHIEIIKTISEFFDVNTHIVRINTPNNFQTDVDSVRELHEYAKESGIQKYDVRIFNDVTEEEGIIHFADEIDADLIVMATHGRKGLAHLVAGSIAEEVVNHSKRPVLTFSMKH, via the coding sequence ATGAAAAAGATACTCGTTCCTACCGATTTTTCAGAGCTGGCAAAAAATGCGACAGACCTTGCAGCTAATCTCGCACAAAAAGTCAATGCCGAAATAATCTTACTTCATGTGGTAGAGGATGCTTCAGTTGCTTCGGTACAATATACCGGTGAATTGGCAATGCCAAATATGCAGGACAGATTATTCATCTATAAACTCATTGAAAACGCCAAACATGAATTCGATGAGGTGAAGGATAAACATAAAGGAGTAAAAATTAAGGAGGAGATAAGAGTAGGTAATCCGTATTACAGTGTACAGGATATGGTGGGTGAGTATAATATTGATTTAGTGGTGATGGGTACCAAAGGAGCATCTGGCGCCAAAGAATTGTTCATTGGATCTAATGCCGAAAAGGTGGTAAGGCATGCTAAATGCCCGGTACTTACTGTTCATGGCAAGGCCGATATCAATAAATTAAAAAATATTGCCTTTGCTACAGGTTTGAAAGATGCACAAGGCAAACACATAGAAATCATTAAAACAATCAGCGAATTCTTCGATGTGAATACTCACATAGTACGAATCAATACTCCAAACAATTTCCAAACTGATGTAGACTCTGTACGCGAACTGCATGAATATGCGAAGGAAAGCGGTATTCAAAAATACGATGTAAGAATTTTCAATGATGTAACGGAGGAAGAAGGCATCATTCACTTTGCTGATGAAATTGATGCTGATTTGATTGTGATGGCTACTCATGGAAGAAAAGGCTTAGCA